One window of the Rhinatrema bivittatum unplaced genomic scaffold, aRhiBiv1.1, whole genome shotgun sequence genome contains the following:
- the LOC115081315 gene encoding LOW QUALITY PROTEIN: endosialin-like (The sequence of the model RefSeq protein was modified relative to this genomic sequence to represent the inferred CDS: inserted 2 bases in 1 codon; deleted 1 base in 1 codon): PARDDAAARLLVASGLLPLPTEPQELREADALCGPEGCYAAYFQRRSFLDAWRGCRERGGNLATVKRPEEAALVQELLLGLGLAPEQGRLRLWIGLQRQPRQCPPNRPLRGFTWTTGDQDTLYTNWLRPEAPAAGACPASRCVVIGYGTAPDAQPENFRWQDGSCAVPVDGFLCRFQYKGMCPGIEAGRHGPVTYATPFHLVSTLLKHVPFGSVATVPCPGSVTDLSVLCMQREDGSVGWSKEGAWCPEEQQGQQLGGWCDESNAGCDHVCVDEEVGYYCECDEGYVLMEDGHSCXPAPCESNPCEYSCMATSQGYLCDCPEGYDLDEDGRSCHDVDECAQSTCDQLCLNFAGGYECQCHLGYQLEDGLCRDTDECADTPCEHACENTPGSYTCHCHLGFSPAEDDPHHCTDTDECRIRDVCQQMCVNYVGGFECYCNEGYEVATDGIHCQPVQGEPAHVPAPTPTDSAEWASDEDATTEEDEEEGPPAPLRWMTAVAMTEEEKGEQPARFRPTTIVAMPMEEEEGSEPSARLGPTTVFTSPTEEEEGGLAFVIMKTTEQVDVTTAAELLATVGLLGSAAWVPEASAGGILSKPPLQLTGYQPQAPPSPRPWPLQLDKRTRFPIGFGAIPAGVRPTLPLEASTHGNSIPSPEDSQQMLQRRDDRWLLVALLVPLCVFLVIMLALGIVYCTRCGAPSKEKSITDCYRWVTSAAGKTPTPKSSAKPTTCRTSV, encoded by the exons CCAGCGCGGGACGATGCTGCTGCTCGGCTGCTCGTGGCCTCcgggctgctgccgctgcccacGGAGCCCCAGGAGCTGCGGGAGGCGGACGCGCTCTGCGGGCCCGAGGGCTGCTACGCCGCCTACTTCCAGCGCCGGAGCTTCCTGGACGCCTGGCGCGGCTGCCGGGagcgcggcgggaacctggccacggtgAAGCGGCCGGAGGAGGCGGCGCTGGTGCAGGAGCTCctgctggggctggggctggcCCCCGAGCAGGGCCGGCTGCGCCTCTGGATCGGCCTGCAGCGGCAGCCCCGCCAGTGCCCGCCCAACCGGCCGCTGCGCGGCTTCACCTGGACCACCGGCGACCAGGACACGCTGTACACCAACTGGCTGAGGCCCGAGGCGCCGGCCGCCGGCGCCTGCCCGGCCTCCCGCTGCGTGGTGATCGGCTACGGCACGGCCCCCGATGCCCAGCCGGAGAACTTCAGGTGGCAGGACGGCTCGTGCGCCGTCCCCGTGGACGGCTTCCTCTGCAGGTTCCAGTACAAGGGCATGTGCCCGGGCATTGAGGCGGGACGTCACGGCCCCGTCACCTACGCCACGCCCTTCCATCTGGTCAGCACCCTCCTGAAGCACGTGCCCTTCGGCTCGGTGGCCACCGTGCCCTGCCCAGGCTCCGTGACGGATCTGTCGGTGCTCTGCATGCAGCGGGAAGACGGCAGCGTTGGCTGGTCCAAAGAGGGTGCCTGGTGCCCGGAGGAGCAGCAGGGCCagcagctgggtggctggtgtgATGAGTCCAATGCCGGCTGTGACCATGTGTGCGTGGATGAGGAGGTTGGCTACTATTGCGAGTGTGACGAGGGCTATGTGCTGATGGAGGATGGCcactcctg tccagccccctgCGAGAGCAACCCTTGTGAGTACAGCTGTATGGCTACTAGCCAAGGCTACCTCTGCGATTGCCCCGAGGGCTATGACCTGGATGAAGATGGCCGCTCCTGCCATGACGTTGACGAGTGTGCCCAGAGCACATGCGACCAGCTCTGCCTGAACTTTGCCGGTGGCTATGAGTGCCAGTGCCACCTGGGTTACCAGCTGGAGGATGGGCTATGCCGGGACACGGATGAATGTGCCGACACCCCCTGCGAGCATGCCTGCGAGAACACGCCAGGTTCCTACACCTGCCACTGCCATCTAGGCTTCAGCCCAGCCGAGGACGACCCTCACCACTGCACCGATACAGATGAATGCCGGATCCGTGATGTCTGCCAGCAGATGTGCGTCAACTATGTTGGTGGCTTTGAGTGCTACTGTAACGAGGGCTATGAGGTGGCCACTGATGGCATCCACTGCCAGCCAGTGCAAGGGGAGCCAGCGCACGTCCCTGCGCCCACTCCTACTGACTCTGCCGAGTGGGCCTCTGACGAAGATGCCACAACAGAGGAGGACGAGGAAGAAGGGCCTCCAGCACCGCTCAGGTGGATGACGGCTGTTGCCATGAcggaggaagagaagggagagcaGCCAGCGAGATTTCGGCCGACGACAATAGTAGCCATGCccatggaggaagaggagggaagtgaGCCCTCGGCACGTCTCGGGCCTACGACAGTGTTTACCTCACcaacagaggaagaggaaggtgggCTTGCATTCGTAATTATGAAGACGACGGAGCAGGTGGATGTCACTACTGCTGCAGAGCTCTTGGCAACTGTGGGTCTGTTGGGCTCTGCTGCCTGGGTCCCAGAGGCGTCAGCCGGTGGAATTCTTTCGAAGCCCCCTTTGCAGCTGACAGGGTACCAGCCGCAGGCACCACCATCACCACGTCCTTGGCCCCTACAGCTGGACAAG AGAACGAGGTTTCCCATTGGTTTCGGGGCAATTCCAGCCGGAGTCAGGCCTACTTTGCCCCTAGAAGCCTCCACTCATGGCAACTCCATCCCCAGCCCAGAGGATAGCCAGCAGATGCTGCAGAGGCGAGACGACCGCTGGCTGCTGGTGGCGCTGCTAGTGCCGCTGTGTGTGTTCCTGGTGATTATGCTGGCCTTGGGCATTGTGTACTGTACCCGCTGTGGAGCCCCCAGCAAG GAAAAGAGCATCACAGACTGCTACCGCTGGGTCACCAGTGCTGCTGGCAAGACCCCCACCCCAAAGAGCAGCGCCAAGCCCACCACTTGCAGAACCAGTGTTTAA